A stretch of Linepithema humile isolate Giens D197 chromosome 3, Lhum_UNIL_v1.0, whole genome shotgun sequence DNA encodes these proteins:
- the Mekk1 gene encoding mitogen-activated protein kinase kinase kinase 4 isoform X1: MSHRVRSSHVTKIPGCDSTDDEDVDCASKVDMSSPTSEFEESLHTMSDMYGQTPPRTRLSRKKRHMKQKFSGSDLKSMEKEARPRIAIRRRNTLDTIIFNEMCDKADKDRENEVKEEPKDGSRKCKRSLKLLRGNERDLKLDVEAAFNYAEKHNNDMTVSTPNQIKIETRNRFRCLRSKPVDVEEKRVERVMFSKCIEIEDTSAQSPRSQSFKEREMFHDTFSFLIKLGSTERNCRRQMSHEETRWQNELKDLIWLELQAHHADRSAMAQDEYLCRQREAVEGLITEIMEYRYDPIADVQEGSLGCISPGDVSSDRSTNSGLSPNIELGVCPGCLSMYCRACARAQGEALQQIEGLLARLEAAEALYPSSQAFAANYPLYKSAEFTDRVKAMCLWYNMTKHHRLKIHILGRLLMMLHGKKKQEESTDSGISSRSSDTVDSTELRQCTVRFEVPQQDETSSSPSDSNNSNNSSIGGLSFVSQSLPPTPETSFSYIEDERVDRLDFYLVEFDRHAYRKYIEDVLKTRGLSKSLNFLDRLHTSVLRKASLTLEKHVCKECNNDTNEEYEGDRELRRYGVWSPEAKELNLPSYRAAFLFLSRVPLDVVHEFLRMRLEQKPEQPSPLSVRQLMRELREGLRIACIHRDRFAAHSRTAVASDEAGCESLFKEDVKYFDESLRAVFEVYLDYLQQWVDMVQHDSFHKNLIMDEWLFVESIAGNISDGYKIAGVKFCKITRTMIKQVNEFLVERSREIRENAEEKEDDELPCNEQSVNSETQFRLHLMFVGREWQGMFVEAREKVVKSINLVNCLKRSIEEWSVFDRQLMESFTLLKNTVLDLRHRITAVIEDFQSCANEVEQSNADNDQSIMLPLRSRIREILHQAYRMGFDFHKELCKLFSLEEKTILARGLVSFALLWMEFVRTRCERGRGLRPRWANQGLEFLITVCEPDNTKHLTDQEFEELKTCMDCCISHVVGTVSVSVSTPETEGLRRLSRSRASSPCHNRTRTASFSLSQKPRDAMKSPELFVNMKKSSSPSMVDGNLSVIINTPERGTQRHERVVRAVRKVECELDERLRSHELIGQIIDRKTVDRVRIKARRVTFTWQRGIKIGQGRFGKVYTVVNNQTGELLAMKEVQLQPGDHRAIRRVAEELQIFEGIQHRHLVRYYGLEIHREEMLIFMEFCAEGTLESLVAGSGNGLPESLVRKYTYQLLSAVAALHSHGIVHRDIKTANIFLTDEGNSLKLGDFGSAVQIKAHTTMPGELQGFVGTQAYMAPEVFMKSESSGHGRAVDIWSVGCCIIEMASGRRPWSDYDSNYQIMFKVGMGETPALPKNLAAEGIDLVKKCLQHEPKKRPTANSLLAHFFARGEHEDNVIVDTSRMRRCWIFGPGPERKALTKLRALSRWFGATASTCAKYFCRVVSRSGTGRLGRASSFCKSRVTEISDYCEKED; this comes from the exons ATGTCGCATCGCGTGAGATCGAGTCATGTCACGAAGATACCTGGTTGCGACTCCACTGACGATGAGGACGTCGATTGTGCCAG TAAAGTAGACATGTCCAGTCCAACGAGCGAATTTGAGGAATCGCTGCACACAATGTCCGATATGTACGGACAAACGCCACCCAGAACTCGTCTCAGTCGTAAGAAAAGACACATGAAGCAAAAGTTCTCAGGCAG TGATCTTAAATCGATGGAAAAAGAAGCTCGACCGAGAATCGCTATTCGCAGGCGCAACACCTTGGATACTATTATCTTCAACGAAATGTGTGACAAAGCGGACAAAGATCGCGAGAACGAGGTGAAGGAGGAACCAAAGGATGGTAGTAGGAAGTGCAAGAGAAGCTTGAAATTATTGCGTGGCAATGAAAGGGACCTAAAGCTCGATGTAGAAGCTGCTTTCAATTACGCCGAAAAACACAATAACGACATGACAGTGTCGACACCGAATCAAATCAAG ATTGAAACTAGAAATAGATTTCGGTGTTTACGATCCAAGCCTGTCGATGTGGAGGAGAAGAGGGTGGAACGAGTAATGTTCAGCAAATGCATAGAAATAGAGGATACAAGCGCGCAGTCGCCTAGATCACAGAGCTTCAAGGAGAGGGAAATGTTTCACGACACGTTCTCTTTCTTAATTAAGTTG GGGAGCACAGAGCGGAATTGTCGCCGTCAGATGAGCCATGAGGAAACTAGGTGGCAGAACGAACTGAAGGATTTGATATGGTTGGAATTGCAGGCGCATCATGCGGACCGTAGCGCGATGGCGCAAGACGAATATTTATGTCGACAACGGGAGGCGGTGGAAGGTctaattacagaaataatgGAGTACAG ATACGATCCCATCGCGGACGTGCAAGAGGGAAGCTTGGGTTGCATCAGTCCCGGCGACGTCTCGAGCGATCGATCCACGAATTCCGGTTTGAGTCCGAATATTGAATTGGGCGTGTGCCCAGGCTGCCTTTCCATGTACTGTCGTGCGTGCGCCCGCGCGCAGGGGGAAGCATTGCAGCAGATTGAAGGACTGCTGGCTCGCTTGGAAGCCGCGGAGGCCTTGTATCCATCCTCCCAGGCATTCGCCGCTAATTACCCGTTGTACAAGAGCGCGGAGTTCACCGATCGGGTGAAGGCTATGTGCCTCTGGTACAATATGACGAAACACCATCGGCTCAAAATACACATACTGGGCAGATTGCTCATGATGCTGCACGGCAAGAAGAAGCAGGAAGAGTCCACCGACTCCGGCATCAG TTCGCGATCCTCAGATACCGTTGACTCTACGGAACTGCGACAGTGCACGGTGCGATTTGAAGTACCTCAGCAGGACGAAACCTCCTCCAGTCCTTCCGACAGCAATAACAGCAACAATTCTTCGATCGGAGGCTTATCGTTTGTATCGCAATCATTACCGCCCACCCCGGAGACTTCGTTCTCGTACATCGAGGACGAGAGAGTCGATCGACTCGATTTCTACTTGGTCGAATTTGACCGTCACGCTTACAG GAAGTACATCGAAGATGTGTTGAAAACGAGAGGTCTCAGCAAAAGTCTGAATTTCCTCGATCGACTGCATACATCAGTCTTGAGAAAGGCAAGCCTAACTTTAGAAAAACATGTCTGTAAGGAATGTAATAATGACACGAATGAAGAATACGAAGGCGACCGAGAGTTGCGGCGGTACGGCGTTTGGAGCCCCGAGGCGAAGGAATTGAATCTACCATCGTACAG GGcagcttttttatttctctcgcgCGTGCCTCTGGACGTGGTTCACGAATTTCTAAGGATGAGACTGGAGCAGAAGCCGGAGCAGCCGAGTCCGTTGTCAGTCCGACAGCTCATGCGGGAGCTTCGCGAGGGTCTCAGGATTGCTTGTATCCACCGCGACCGGTTTGCCGCGCATTCTCGCACTGCCGTCGCCAGCGACGAAGCGGGCTGTGAGAGTCTGTTCAAGGAGGACGTCAAGTATTTCGACGAGAGCTTGAGGGCCGTGTTCGAGGTGTATCTGGATTATCTTCAGCAGTGGGTAGATATGGTGCAACATGACAGCTTCCACAAGAATCTGATCATGGACGAGTGGCTGTTCGTTGAATCGATCGCTGGGAATATAAGCGATGGATATAAGATTGCTGGCGTGAAATTCTG taAAATTACGCGAACGATGATCAAGCAAGTCAACGAGTTCCTCGTCGAACGGTCTCGCGAAATCCGGGAGAACGCGGAGGAAAAGGAGGATGACGAGTTGCCGTGCAA TGAACAATCTGTTAATAGTGAAACGCAGTTCAGACTTCACCTTATGTTTGTGGGTCGCGAGTGGCAGGGAATGTTTGTGGAGGCTCGGGAGAAGGTCGTGAAGAGCATCAATCTGGTCAACTGCTTAAAACGCAGTATCGAAGAGTGGTCAGTCTTCGATCGGCAATTGATGGAGTCGTTTACACTGTTAAAG AACACAGTCCTGGATTTGAGGCATCGCATAACGGCGGTGATCGAAGACTTCCAGAGCTGCGCCAATGAAGTGGAGCAATCAAACGCTGATAACGACCAGTCGATCATGCTCCCCTTGCGCTCGAGAATTCGCGAAATTCTCCATCAAGCTTATAGAATGGGCTTCGACTTTCATAAGGAGTTATGCAAGTTGTTCTCGCTGGAAGAGAAGACAATTCTTGCGCGCGGTCTAGTATCGTTCGCACTGCTGTGGATGGAGTTTGTGAGAACGCGATGCGAGCGTGGCCGCGGTTTGAGACCTAGATGGGCGAATCAAGGTCTGGAGTTCCTGATAACTGTATGCGAGCCAGACAACACGAAGCATCTCACGGATCAGGAGTTTGAGGAACTGAAGACTTGCATGGATTGTTGCATATCTCACGTGGTGGGAACCGTGTCGGTCTCGGTATCAACGCCAGAGACAGAAG gttTAAGAAGACTGTCGCGATCAAGAGCTTCATCGCCATGCCATAATCGTACTAGAACTGCGAGCTTTAGCCTTTCTCAGAAACCACGAGATGCCATGAAGTCGCCTGAACTATTTGTCAATATGAAGAAATCCAGCTCGCCGAGCATGGTCGACGGGAATCTTTCTGTGATAATAAACACGCCTGAGCGGGGCACGCAGAGACACGAGAGGGTCGTCCGCGCCGTCAGAAAGGTGGAGTGCGAACTCGACGAAAGACTGCGGAGTCATGAACTCATTGGACAAATTATTGACAGGAAGACGGTCGACAGAGTTCGCATTAAGGCGAGACGAGTCACGTTTACTTGGCAGCGGGGTATTAAAATAG GTCAAGGAAGGTTCGGTAAAGTGTACACTGTGGTAAACAACCAAACCGGTGAGCTGCTGGCTATGAAAGAGGTGCAGCTGCAACCCGGCGATCACAGAGCGATCAGGCGCGTTGCCGAGGAATTGCAGATTTTCGAAGGAATCCAGCATCGACATCTAGTGCGATATTACGGATTAGAAATTCACCGT GAGGAGATGCTGATTTTTATGGAATTCTGTGCAGAAGGGACTCTTGAAAGCTTAGTAGCAGGTAGCGGAAACGGATTGCCAGAATCCTTGGTCAGAAAATACACTTATCAACTTCTTTCGGCTGTCGCAGCGTTGCATTCTCACGGAATAGTTCATCGAGATATCAAAA ctgcaaatatttttctaacagACGAAGGTAATTCTTTGAAACTCGGCGACTTTGGTAGTGCAGTGCAAATTAAAGCGCACACAACCATGCCTGGAGAACTTCAAGGTTTTGTCGGCACACAAg cTTATATGGCGCCAGAAGTATTTATGAAGTCTGAAAGCAGCGGACACGGTAGAGCTGTCGATATCTGGTCGGTGGGTTGTTGCATTATTGAGATGGCGAGCGGAAGACGACCGTGGTCAGATTATGACTCAAATTATCAAATCATGTTCAag GTCGGAATGGGAGAAACGCCAGCGCTGCCAAAGAATCTTGCTGCGGAAGGCATCGACCTTGTGAAGAAGTGCTTGCAGCACGAGCCAAAGAAAAGGCCGACAGCGAATTCTCTTCTCGCCCATTTCTTCGCACGAGGAGAACACGAGGATAATGTTATTGTGGATACTAGTAGAAT
- the Mekk1 gene encoding mitogen-activated protein kinase kinase kinase 4 isoform X3 codes for MSHRVRSSHVTKIPGCDSTDDEDVDCASKVDMSSPTSEFEESLHTMSDMYGQTPPRTRLSRKKRHMKQKFSGSDLKSMEKEARPRIAIRRRNTLDTIIFNEMCDKADKDRENEVKEEPKDGSRKCKRSLKLLRGNERDLKLDVEAAFNYAEKHNNDMTVSTPNQIKIETRNRFRCLRSKPVDVEEKRVERVMFSKCIEIEDTSAQSPRSQSFKEREMFHDTFSFLIKLGSTERNCRRQMSHEETRWQNELKDLIWLELQAHHADRSAMAQDEYLCRQREAVEGLITEIMEYRYDPIADVQEGSLGCISPGDVSSDRSTNSGLSPNIELGVCPGCLSMYCRACARAQGEALQQIEGLLARLEAAEALYPSSQAFAANYPLYKSAEFTDRVKAMCLWYNMTKHHRLKIHILGRLLMMLHGKKKQEESTDSGISSRSSDTVDSTELRQCTVRFEVPQQDETSSSPSDSNNSNNSSIGGLSFVSQSLPPTPETSFSYIEDERVDRLDFYLVEFDRHAYRKYIEDVLKTRGLSKSLNFLDRLHTSVLRKASLTLEKHVCKECNNDTNEEYEGDRELRRYGVWSPEAKELNLPSYRAAFLFLSRVPLDVVHEFLRMRLEQKPEQPSPLSVRQLMRELREGLRIACIHRDRFAAHSRTAVASDEAGCESLFKEDVKYFDESLRAVFEVYLDYLQQWVDMVQHDSFHKNLIMDEWLFVESIAGNISDGYKIAGVKFCKITRTMIKQVNEFLVERSREIRENAEEKEDDELPCNEQSVNSETQFRLHLMFVGREWQGMFVEAREKVVKSINLVNCLKRSIEEWSVFDRQLMESFTLLKNTVLDLRHRITAVIEDFQSCANEVEQSNADNDQSIMLPLRSRIREILHQAYRMGFDFHKELCKLFSLEEKTILARGLVSFALLWMEFVRTRCERGRGLRPRWANQGLEFLITVCEPDNTKHLTDQEFEELKTCMDCCISHVVGTVSVSVSTPETEGLRRLSRSRASSPCHNRTRTASFSLSQKPRDAMKSPELFVNMKKSSSPSMVDGNLSVIINTPERGTQRHERVVRAVRKVECELDERLRSHELIGQIIDRKTVDRVRIKARRVTFTWQRGIKIGQGRFGKVYTVVNNQTGELLAMKEVQLQPGDHRAIRRVAEELQIFEGIQHRHLVRYYGLEIHREEMLIFMEFCAEGTLESLVAGSGNGLPESLVRKYTYQLLSAVAALHSHGIVHRDIKTANIFLTDEGNSLKLGDFGSAVQIKAHTTMPGELQGFVGTQAYMAPEVFMKSESSGHGRAVDIWSVGCCIIEMASGRRPWSDYDSNYQIMFKVGMGETPALPKNLAAEGIDLVKKCLQHEPKKRPTANSLLAHFFARGEHEDNVIVDTSRIIVPLRIVPIPDCGERR; via the exons ATGTCGCATCGCGTGAGATCGAGTCATGTCACGAAGATACCTGGTTGCGACTCCACTGACGATGAGGACGTCGATTGTGCCAG TAAAGTAGACATGTCCAGTCCAACGAGCGAATTTGAGGAATCGCTGCACACAATGTCCGATATGTACGGACAAACGCCACCCAGAACTCGTCTCAGTCGTAAGAAAAGACACATGAAGCAAAAGTTCTCAGGCAG TGATCTTAAATCGATGGAAAAAGAAGCTCGACCGAGAATCGCTATTCGCAGGCGCAACACCTTGGATACTATTATCTTCAACGAAATGTGTGACAAAGCGGACAAAGATCGCGAGAACGAGGTGAAGGAGGAACCAAAGGATGGTAGTAGGAAGTGCAAGAGAAGCTTGAAATTATTGCGTGGCAATGAAAGGGACCTAAAGCTCGATGTAGAAGCTGCTTTCAATTACGCCGAAAAACACAATAACGACATGACAGTGTCGACACCGAATCAAATCAAG ATTGAAACTAGAAATAGATTTCGGTGTTTACGATCCAAGCCTGTCGATGTGGAGGAGAAGAGGGTGGAACGAGTAATGTTCAGCAAATGCATAGAAATAGAGGATACAAGCGCGCAGTCGCCTAGATCACAGAGCTTCAAGGAGAGGGAAATGTTTCACGACACGTTCTCTTTCTTAATTAAGTTG GGGAGCACAGAGCGGAATTGTCGCCGTCAGATGAGCCATGAGGAAACTAGGTGGCAGAACGAACTGAAGGATTTGATATGGTTGGAATTGCAGGCGCATCATGCGGACCGTAGCGCGATGGCGCAAGACGAATATTTATGTCGACAACGGGAGGCGGTGGAAGGTctaattacagaaataatgGAGTACAG ATACGATCCCATCGCGGACGTGCAAGAGGGAAGCTTGGGTTGCATCAGTCCCGGCGACGTCTCGAGCGATCGATCCACGAATTCCGGTTTGAGTCCGAATATTGAATTGGGCGTGTGCCCAGGCTGCCTTTCCATGTACTGTCGTGCGTGCGCCCGCGCGCAGGGGGAAGCATTGCAGCAGATTGAAGGACTGCTGGCTCGCTTGGAAGCCGCGGAGGCCTTGTATCCATCCTCCCAGGCATTCGCCGCTAATTACCCGTTGTACAAGAGCGCGGAGTTCACCGATCGGGTGAAGGCTATGTGCCTCTGGTACAATATGACGAAACACCATCGGCTCAAAATACACATACTGGGCAGATTGCTCATGATGCTGCACGGCAAGAAGAAGCAGGAAGAGTCCACCGACTCCGGCATCAG TTCGCGATCCTCAGATACCGTTGACTCTACGGAACTGCGACAGTGCACGGTGCGATTTGAAGTACCTCAGCAGGACGAAACCTCCTCCAGTCCTTCCGACAGCAATAACAGCAACAATTCTTCGATCGGAGGCTTATCGTTTGTATCGCAATCATTACCGCCCACCCCGGAGACTTCGTTCTCGTACATCGAGGACGAGAGAGTCGATCGACTCGATTTCTACTTGGTCGAATTTGACCGTCACGCTTACAG GAAGTACATCGAAGATGTGTTGAAAACGAGAGGTCTCAGCAAAAGTCTGAATTTCCTCGATCGACTGCATACATCAGTCTTGAGAAAGGCAAGCCTAACTTTAGAAAAACATGTCTGTAAGGAATGTAATAATGACACGAATGAAGAATACGAAGGCGACCGAGAGTTGCGGCGGTACGGCGTTTGGAGCCCCGAGGCGAAGGAATTGAATCTACCATCGTACAG GGcagcttttttatttctctcgcgCGTGCCTCTGGACGTGGTTCACGAATTTCTAAGGATGAGACTGGAGCAGAAGCCGGAGCAGCCGAGTCCGTTGTCAGTCCGACAGCTCATGCGGGAGCTTCGCGAGGGTCTCAGGATTGCTTGTATCCACCGCGACCGGTTTGCCGCGCATTCTCGCACTGCCGTCGCCAGCGACGAAGCGGGCTGTGAGAGTCTGTTCAAGGAGGACGTCAAGTATTTCGACGAGAGCTTGAGGGCCGTGTTCGAGGTGTATCTGGATTATCTTCAGCAGTGGGTAGATATGGTGCAACATGACAGCTTCCACAAGAATCTGATCATGGACGAGTGGCTGTTCGTTGAATCGATCGCTGGGAATATAAGCGATGGATATAAGATTGCTGGCGTGAAATTCTG taAAATTACGCGAACGATGATCAAGCAAGTCAACGAGTTCCTCGTCGAACGGTCTCGCGAAATCCGGGAGAACGCGGAGGAAAAGGAGGATGACGAGTTGCCGTGCAA TGAACAATCTGTTAATAGTGAAACGCAGTTCAGACTTCACCTTATGTTTGTGGGTCGCGAGTGGCAGGGAATGTTTGTGGAGGCTCGGGAGAAGGTCGTGAAGAGCATCAATCTGGTCAACTGCTTAAAACGCAGTATCGAAGAGTGGTCAGTCTTCGATCGGCAATTGATGGAGTCGTTTACACTGTTAAAG AACACAGTCCTGGATTTGAGGCATCGCATAACGGCGGTGATCGAAGACTTCCAGAGCTGCGCCAATGAAGTGGAGCAATCAAACGCTGATAACGACCAGTCGATCATGCTCCCCTTGCGCTCGAGAATTCGCGAAATTCTCCATCAAGCTTATAGAATGGGCTTCGACTTTCATAAGGAGTTATGCAAGTTGTTCTCGCTGGAAGAGAAGACAATTCTTGCGCGCGGTCTAGTATCGTTCGCACTGCTGTGGATGGAGTTTGTGAGAACGCGATGCGAGCGTGGCCGCGGTTTGAGACCTAGATGGGCGAATCAAGGTCTGGAGTTCCTGATAACTGTATGCGAGCCAGACAACACGAAGCATCTCACGGATCAGGAGTTTGAGGAACTGAAGACTTGCATGGATTGTTGCATATCTCACGTGGTGGGAACCGTGTCGGTCTCGGTATCAACGCCAGAGACAGAAG gttTAAGAAGACTGTCGCGATCAAGAGCTTCATCGCCATGCCATAATCGTACTAGAACTGCGAGCTTTAGCCTTTCTCAGAAACCACGAGATGCCATGAAGTCGCCTGAACTATTTGTCAATATGAAGAAATCCAGCTCGCCGAGCATGGTCGACGGGAATCTTTCTGTGATAATAAACACGCCTGAGCGGGGCACGCAGAGACACGAGAGGGTCGTCCGCGCCGTCAGAAAGGTGGAGTGCGAACTCGACGAAAGACTGCGGAGTCATGAACTCATTGGACAAATTATTGACAGGAAGACGGTCGACAGAGTTCGCATTAAGGCGAGACGAGTCACGTTTACTTGGCAGCGGGGTATTAAAATAG GTCAAGGAAGGTTCGGTAAAGTGTACACTGTGGTAAACAACCAAACCGGTGAGCTGCTGGCTATGAAAGAGGTGCAGCTGCAACCCGGCGATCACAGAGCGATCAGGCGCGTTGCCGAGGAATTGCAGATTTTCGAAGGAATCCAGCATCGACATCTAGTGCGATATTACGGATTAGAAATTCACCGT GAGGAGATGCTGATTTTTATGGAATTCTGTGCAGAAGGGACTCTTGAAAGCTTAGTAGCAGGTAGCGGAAACGGATTGCCAGAATCCTTGGTCAGAAAATACACTTATCAACTTCTTTCGGCTGTCGCAGCGTTGCATTCTCACGGAATAGTTCATCGAGATATCAAAA ctgcaaatatttttctaacagACGAAGGTAATTCTTTGAAACTCGGCGACTTTGGTAGTGCAGTGCAAATTAAAGCGCACACAACCATGCCTGGAGAACTTCAAGGTTTTGTCGGCACACAAg cTTATATGGCGCCAGAAGTATTTATGAAGTCTGAAAGCAGCGGACACGGTAGAGCTGTCGATATCTGGTCGGTGGGTTGTTGCATTATTGAGATGGCGAGCGGAAGACGACCGTGGTCAGATTATGACTCAAATTATCAAATCATGTTCAag GTCGGAATGGGAGAAACGCCAGCGCTGCCAAAGAATCTTGCTGCGGAAGGCATCGACCTTGTGAAGAAGTGCTTGCAGCACGAGCCAAAGAAAAGGCCGACAGCGAATTCTCTTCTCGCCCATTTCTTCGCACGAGGAGAACACGAGGATAATGTTATTGTGGATACTAGTAGAAT